In the genome of Quercus robur chromosome 3, dhQueRobu3.1, whole genome shotgun sequence, one region contains:
- the LOC126717921 gene encoding protein S-acyltransferase 11 codes for MADLPKEQFITIVNDDHEATCWGCGLRLLLPSHAPIFKCGWCGAITNQNTSKCESKGSRWRCLRDRCFVCVLIVFMLFVISGGVWAVCPIVFSISYFCGIFHSIITVILSVTTLSSFSLAAFCCAGMPPSMQWGSFPSVRQGDLENYTFCHYCSKPKSPRTHHCRSCGMCILDMDHHCPFIGNCVGAANHRHFILFLISAVISTIYVSILSIYAGLHLWPQLAYNFGRLNGFNRDMAFRVVMEIFLSLLRSAALLSTRGLVLVYLFISSVSVEIGLSMLLWQQLCYIYEGKTYLSHLSSQGNDEVGKKDCQNLFRFFGCPYSISRYLPNFWRSRKRHKR; via the exons ATGGCTGACCTCCCCAAG GagcaatttataacaatagTCAATGACGATCACGAGGCAACATGCTGGGGTTGTGGATTACGCCTTCTTCTTCCATCTCATGCACCTATTTTCAAGTGTGGTTGGTGTGGGGCCATAACAAATCAAAACACGTCGAAATGTGAAAGCAAGGGCTCTCGGTGGAGGTGCTTGCGTGACCGGTGCTTTGTTTGTGTCCTCATTGTGTTTATGCTCTTTGTGATAA GTGGTGGGGTGTGGGCAGTGTGCCCAATTGTTTTTTCTATTAGCTACTTCTGTGGGATATTCCACTCCATCATAACGGTGATCTTGTCTGTAACTACCCTTTCTTCATTCAGCCTTGCGGCATTTTGTTGTGCTGGCATGCCTCCAAGCATGCAGTGGGGTAGCTTTCCATCTGTGCGGCAAGGTGACCTTGAGAACTATACCTTCTGTCACTACTGCTCAAAACCAAAGTCACCTAGGACTCATCACTGCCGTTCATGTGGAATGTGTATATTGGATATGGATCATCATTGCCCATTT ATTGGGAATTGTGTGGGTGCAGCAAATCACCGGCATTTCATTCTCTTCCTCATCTCGGCTGTCATCAGTACAATTTATGTATCAATCTTGTCTATATATGCAGGGTTGCATCTATGGCCACAATTAGCTTATAATTTTGGCCGTCTCAATGGGTTTAACAGGGATATGGCTTTCAGGGTTGTGAtggaaatttttctttctttgctaAGGTCTGCGGCGCTACTATCCACAAGAGGGCTTGTTCTAGTATATCTGTTTATTTCAAGTGTTTCGGTGGAAATAGGATTGAGCATGCTTTTGTGGCAGCAGCTTTGTTATATATATGAAGGGAAAACTTATTTAAGTCATTTAAGCTCACAGGGAAATGATGAAGTAGGGAAAAAAGATTGCCAAAATCTTTTCCGGTTCTTTGGTTGCCCATATTCTATATCAAGATATTTGCCAAACTTTTGGAGATCTCGGAAGAGGCACAAGAGGTGA